The following coding sequences are from one Anaerolineales bacterium window:
- a CDS encoding dihydrofolate reductase, translating into MHKPGFTILVTAPYLIPILPRFRPLLEDRGLQLIVPKVHERLSEAELLAFAGQFDGTICGDDKYTSRVLEACAPRLKVISKWGTGIDSIDRQAAEQLGIRVCNTPNAFTLPVADTVLGYILTFARHFPWMDRAIKAGQWEKIPGYSLSERTLGVVGVGKIGKAVIRRARAFGMRILANDIIPIDSVFLNKNEVEMTSLPDLLSQADFVSLNCDLNPTSYHLINAQTLTHINPSAVLINTSRGPVIDEPALIEALRSGKLAGAALDVYEVEPLPSDSPLTKMDNVLLGSHNSNSSPKAWEKVHQNTIDNLLEGLGIPLP; encoded by the coding sequence ATGCATAAGCCTGGCTTCACGATATTAGTTACTGCTCCGTATTTGATCCCGATCCTGCCGCGCTTCCGCCCGTTGTTGGAGGATCGCGGGTTGCAGCTGATCGTCCCCAAGGTGCATGAGCGCCTGAGTGAAGCTGAGCTGCTTGCGTTCGCTGGCCAATTCGACGGTACCATCTGCGGCGACGACAAGTACACCTCCCGTGTTCTAGAAGCCTGTGCACCCCGCCTCAAGGTTATTTCAAAGTGGGGCACCGGCATCGATTCAATCGACCGCCAGGCGGCTGAGCAGCTCGGCATCCGGGTATGCAACACTCCCAACGCCTTCACCCTGCCGGTTGCCGATACCGTCTTGGGTTACATACTCACCTTCGCTCGCCATTTCCCCTGGATGGACCGGGCCATCAAGGCTGGCCAATGGGAAAAAATCCCCGGCTACTCGCTCAGTGAACGCACTCTTGGCGTGGTCGGGGTTGGCAAGATCGGTAAAGCCGTGATCCGCCGTGCCCGCGCTTTTGGCATGCGTATCCTTGCCAACGATATCATTCCTATCGATTCTGTTTTCCTCAATAAAAACGAGGTGGAGATGACTTCCCTGCCAGACCTGCTTTCTCAGGCTGATTTCGTCAGCCTGAACTGCGACCTCAACCCCACCAGCTACCACCTGATCAACGCCCAAACCCTCACCCACATCAATCCTTCCGCTGTGCTCATCAACACCTCGCGCGGTCCGGTCATCGATGAACCTGCCCTGATCGAAGCTCTACGGTCAGGCAAGCTGGCAGGTGCTGCCCTGGATGTTTACGAAGTCGAACCCCTGCCGTCAGATAGCCCATTGACCAAGATGGATAACGTGCTCCTGGGCTCGCACAATTCTAATTCCAGCCCCAAGGCGTGGGAAAAGGTGCATCAAAATACGATTGACAACCTGCTTGAAGGTCTTGGAATCCCATTACCATAG